From one Ursus arctos isolate Adak ecotype North America unplaced genomic scaffold, UrsArc2.0 scaffold_1, whole genome shotgun sequence genomic stretch:
- the C1QL2 gene encoding complement C1q-like protein 2 isoform X2 codes for MALGLLIAVPLLLQAAPPGAAHYEMMGTCRMICDPYSAAPGGGPAGAKAPPPGPSTAALEVMQDLSANPPPPFIQGPKGDPGRPGKPGPRGPPGEPGPPGPRGPPGEKGDSGRPGLPGGGTGGGGDSEGEVTGALSAAFSGPKIAFYVGLKSPHEGYEVLKFDDVVTNLGNHYDPTTGKFSCQVRGIYFFTYHILMRGGDGTSMWADLCKNGQVRASAIAQDADQNYDYASNSVVLHLDSGDEVYVKLDGGKAHGGNNNKYSTFSGFLLYPD; via the exons ATGGCGCTGGGGCTGCTCATCGCCGTGCCGTTGCTGCTGCAGGCGGCGCCCCCCGGCGCGGCGCACTACGAGATGATGGGCACCTGCCGCATGATCTGCGACCCGTACAGCGCCGCACCCGGCGGGGGGCCCGCTGGCGCCAAGGCGCCGCCGCCCGGACCCAGCACGGCCGCCCTGGAAGTCATGCAGGACCTGAGCGCCAACCCTCCGCCTCCTTTCATCCAGGGACCCAAGGGCGACCCGGGGCGACCCGGCAAGCCGGGGCCGCGGGGGCCCCCTGGAGAGCCGGGCCCGCCTGGACCCAGGGGTCCCCCGGGGGAGAAGGGCGATTCGGGGCGGCCCGGGCTGCCCG GTGGCGGAACCGGGGGCGGCGGCGACTCCGAAGGCGAAGTGACCGGCGCGCTGAGTGCCGCCTTCAGCGGCCCCAAGATCGCCTTCTACGTGGGTCTTAAGAGCCCGCACGAAGGCTACGAGGTGCTCAAGTTCGACGACGTGGTCACCAATCTCGGCAATCACTACGACCCCACTACCGGCAAGTTCAGCTGCCAGGTGCGCGGCATCTACTTCTTCACCTACCACATCCTCATGCGCGGCGGCGACGGCACCAGCATGTGGGCGGACCTCTGCAAGAACGGGCAG GTCCGGGCCAGTGCCATCGCTCAGGACGCCGACCAGAACTACGACTACGCCAGTAACAGCGTAGTGCTGCACCTCGATTCAGGGGACGAGGTGTACGTGAAGCTGGACGGCGGGAAGGCGCACGgaggcaacaacaacaaatacagCACGTTCTCGGGTTTTCTTCTGTACCCGGATTAG
- the C1QL2 gene encoding complement C1q-like protein 2 isoform X1, with product MALGLLIAVPLLLQAAPPGAAHYEMMGTCRMICDPYSAAPGGGPAGAKAPPPGPSTAALEVMQDLSANPPPPFIQGPKGDPGRPGKPGPRGPPGEPGPPGPRGPPGEKGDSGRPGLPGLQLTAGATGGVGVVGGGTGGGGDSEGEVTGALSAAFSGPKIAFYVGLKSPHEGYEVLKFDDVVTNLGNHYDPTTGKFSCQVRGIYFFTYHILMRGGDGTSMWADLCKNGQVRASAIAQDADQNYDYASNSVVLHLDSGDEVYVKLDGGKAHGGNNNKYSTFSGFLLYPD from the exons ATGGCGCTGGGGCTGCTCATCGCCGTGCCGTTGCTGCTGCAGGCGGCGCCCCCCGGCGCGGCGCACTACGAGATGATGGGCACCTGCCGCATGATCTGCGACCCGTACAGCGCCGCACCCGGCGGGGGGCCCGCTGGCGCCAAGGCGCCGCCGCCCGGACCCAGCACGGCCGCCCTGGAAGTCATGCAGGACCTGAGCGCCAACCCTCCGCCTCCTTTCATCCAGGGACCCAAGGGCGACCCGGGGCGACCCGGCAAGCCGGGGCCGCGGGGGCCCCCTGGAGAGCCGGGCCCGCCTGGACCCAGGGGTCCCCCGGGGGAGAAGGGCGATTCGGGGCGGCCCGGGCTGCCCGGCCTGCAGCTGACGGCGGGCGCGACAGGCGGTGTTGGGGTGGTAGGTGGCGGAACCGGGGGCGGCGGCGACTCCGAAGGCGAAGTGACCGGCGCGCTGAGTGCCGCCTTCAGCGGCCCCAAGATCGCCTTCTACGTGGGTCTTAAGAGCCCGCACGAAGGCTACGAGGTGCTCAAGTTCGACGACGTGGTCACCAATCTCGGCAATCACTACGACCCCACTACCGGCAAGTTCAGCTGCCAGGTGCGCGGCATCTACTTCTTCACCTACCACATCCTCATGCGCGGCGGCGACGGCACCAGCATGTGGGCGGACCTCTGCAAGAACGGGCAG GTCCGGGCCAGTGCCATCGCTCAGGACGCCGACCAGAACTACGACTACGCCAGTAACAGCGTAGTGCTGCACCTCGATTCAGGGGACGAGGTGTACGTGAAGCTGGACGGCGGGAAGGCGCACGgaggcaacaacaacaaatacagCACGTTCTCGGGTTTTCTTCTGTACCCGGATTAG